From the genome of Sulfurimonas paralvinellae:
TTCAAATATGATACATATCGAAACACTTGTCGATTCCAAGGCTTTTAATACCTATTATGGTGATGGTGTTATCGTCTCGACGCCGACGGGTTCGACTGCGTACAATCTTTCTGCAGGCGGTCCGGTACTGTTTCCGCTTACAAATGTATTTGCTCTCACGCCTATCTGCCCGCATTCCCTCACGCAGCGACCTGTTGTTTTACCAGGAAAGTTTTCTATAGAGATGAAAACACCGCAAGATAGAGCTTTGGTTATTATAGATGGGCAGGATAAGCATGAACTTGAAGCAGGGGAGAGCATTCACATTCAGCTTGCCCGCAAAACGGTCAAGCTTATTCACAGAGAAGAGTTTAACTACTTTGATGTTCTCAAAGAGAAACTCAACTGGGGTGATTAGTCTATATTGATGTTTGAAGAGCTGTCAGAGTTCTTTTTGATCATTCTTTTAATCTGCTCTGCCGAGTAGGACTTTTGTGCATGGTTCTCATTTAATAGATCGAACCTTATCTGCACAGTCAGTTTTCCGAGTGCTTCTGAGAGTTTATGGTCATCATTGCTGAGTGTTCCGTCTTTTGAAAGTTCAGAAACTACAGTTAAAAAGTTATTGTACTCATTGAGTACGGCAGGTGAAGCAAAGATCGCAAGTCTATGGGTGATAAACTGCAGTTTTGTAATGTCTTTACCGGTTAAGAGTGCCTCATCGGACATATTTTCCATAAGATCCAAAAGTCTTTCGTATGTTGCCGCTTTGAGGTCCAAAAACTTTATATTTTGTTCTTTTTCTATCTCAACTTCTGTCTGTTTGTTAAGTAAAAGTGCTGTTATGAAGACCGTCGCGATCGTTCCTAATATGATAAGAACGATCTCTTGTGTAAAAGGTGTTGAGTCCGTTACCTTATAAGCATATCGCAAATACGCATAACCTGCTATGAGGGTCATTAATGTTAAAATAAGATAGAGTAGCTTTTTTGGAACGTTATTCATTAGTATATACACCTTATAATTAGTACCATGATTATATCGAAAAGGAAATATAAAAATGCTTCAAAAAACAGTGTTGTTTGTACTTGTAAGTATGTTTTTAACGAGTACATTGTTTGGTATGCAAAAACATGTAGTCATCTTGCAGTATCACAGGTTCGATGAGAACAAATACCCGACAACGAGTATCTCAATGAAGCTTTTTACACAACAGATGGAGTATCTCACGCAGCATCATTATAATATATGGCCGCTTTCCAAAGTAGTGCGCTATCTGCAGCAAAAAAAACCGCTTCCGGATAAGACAGTTGTTATAAGCATTGATGATGCCTATAGAAGTACTTATACCAAAGCGTACCCGCTGTTAAAGAAATATCATCTGCCGTTTACACTTTTTGTCAGTACTCTGCCTGTTGATCACGGTTCCAAAAATTACTTAACCTGGGATATGATGCGTGAGATGGCTAAAAACGGTGCCGAATTTGCCAATCATACCTATTCGCATCAGTATCTTGTTCGAGACAGATTGAAAGATCCACAAGATAAACAATATATTGTCGATGAAATCCAAAAATCTCAAGAAAAGCTGGAAAAAGAGCTAGGCAACAGTGTAGCAACAAAGCCGAAGATGCTGGCATATCCTTTTGGTGAATACGATAAAAATCTTATGCATATAACAAAAGAGCTTGGCTATGTCGGTGTTGCCCAGAATTCCGGACCCATTTCAAGCGAAAGTGATTTTATGGCTTTGCGACGTTTTCCAATGTCGGGAGGGTATGGAGAGATGGAACAGTTTGTAGTGAAGATAAATACACTGCCGCTTCCTTTGTTATCGGTTGAGGATGAAGATACCATTGTAGATGAAAGTAATAATCCGCCGCTTTTAACGTTGAGCTTGCAAAAACCGCTTAAAGGCTTTCAATGTTTTAATGCCAATGGAGAAAAGTTGAAGATGCAGTGGATGAGTGATACTCAGGTGACAGTCCAGTCATCAAAGCCTTTGGCGTATCCGAGAGATCACTATACTTGTACCGCACCTACTCAAAATAAAGAGAGTTGGTACTGGTACTCTCATCTCTGGGTTGTTCTTCAAAAACAGCCTTAACTAAAAGCCGCACTCATATAGCCGACGACCTGTGATTTGTCACCACTGGCATCTGCACTTGTGCGATAATCCAGCAGAGTCGCTTGATAGCCTCTTTTTTTGGCGACATGCAGTATGGCTTCCACACCTATTTTTCCACACGCTTCACACCCCTGATGTAACTCTGCAGGGTTGAGACTGGCGACGGCATCGAGGCAGATGCTGTCAAGTTTATTTGCTTTGTCGATGTCGTAGTAGTGACTCAGGTCTGTACTGATAACGACGACAGTATCTTTGTCTTCTAAAAGATAGTCAATGATCTCTGCGAGATGTGCCGGATCTTCTTGACCATAAACAAGTTCTAGGACAGATACATCACCCATATAGTTCTTGATAAAAGGCATTTGCACCTCTGTCGAGTGCTCTGCGTGAGCATCACTTTGAAATATAACTCCAAAGCGCTTCATTAATTCATCTGCTAAAGTGATGTCTATCTTTAAATTTCCAAAAGGTGTTTCGTAGCTGTCATATTTGGCTACGCTTACCCCCTTAAGATAGACCCGATGACTAGGTCCTATGACAACCACACGTTTTGCATGCGTATTTTGCAGTACCCGAAAAGCGATGTTTGCCGTAAAAGCGGAGTAAACATACCCTGCGTGAGGTACAATGATGGCACGTGGCTTGATCGCAAGAATGGATTTGTCCTGCAGGGCATCATCTATGATCTTGTTGTAATGATCGAACATTTGTGTTATCTCTAATTTGTCAACCGGATAAAACTGTCCGGCAACAGCGTCTTTTCGTAAACTCATTTCCATACTCCTTCTATCTCTCTGTTACATTTTGGACAGTGTCCGTCAACGAGCAGATTTTTCGTTATGCTGTAACCTGTTCTGTCTATTAAAAGTGTTCCGCAGTCCGGACAGTACGTGTCCCCATGAACAGGAACATTGCCTAAGTAAACATACTCAAGTCCTGCTTCTTTGGCAATTTTCTGTGCACGTTCCAAAGTCTGCAGTTTGGTGTACTCATGATCCTGCATCTTATAGTCAGGATGAAATGCACTCAAATGCCATGGAACATGCTTTCCAAGTTCGTCGGCTATGAATGACGCCATAGCTTTTAAGTCTGCGTCACTGTCGTTTTCACCTTCGATGAGCAGTGTGGTTACCTCTACCCAGATACCTTCTTTAACCATGCCGCGAAGTGTCTCTTTGACAGCTTCAAGACCGCCTTTGAGTATTTTTTTATAGTAGGCATCATCCCAGCTTTTGAGGTCGACATTTGCCGCATCAAGCCAGGAAGCCATATCTTTGACAACTTCGGGTGATTCAAAACCATTGGTCACAAAGATATTTTTAAGACCTTTGGCTTTTGCAATAACCCCGATATCTTTGGCATAAGGGTAGAAGATAGTCGGTTCATTATAGGTATAGGCAATAGAATCCGATCCGTTTTCAATGGCCAACTCGACCATTCGCTCCGGAGAGATGTATACACTCTCATCTACTTTTCGTTCCTGCGATATCTGCCAGTTTTGACAAAACGGGCATTGGAAATTGCACCCGACCGTTCCGAGTGAGAGAGCAGTAGTGCTGGGTAAAAGGTGGTAAAGAGGTTTTTTCTCGACAGGATCAACATTTAAAGCACTTGGATGTCCGTAAACAAGTGTTTTTAGCTCTCCGTTTTCATTTTTATTGACACCGCAGATACCGACTTGCCCCTCTTTCATCTGACAATAATGCTGACACAGTAGACACATAATTTTTTCTTTATTAGGTATATTTTTATAATAGTTCATATTTAACTCCTCGAGTCAAGTATATTTATACACTTAGGCTCAACTTAAAGTTAATTCTAGCTTAATTTTTAGAGAATGTCAAGAAAAGTGTTACTAAAAGTAGCATGTTGAAAACTGAGTAAGACTACTATTTTGTATATTTAATTAGTGTTATGGCTTCAGGAATGTACTGTATAACGGTCGAGTACAAAAATATGTTACCTCTTTTTGTAGTCTTTTAAGTTTTACAATGGTAGCTAAATCTTTAAGGTTTTTAAAGTTTAAAATCGGCGAGGGTAACATATTTTTGTTGCTACGATTTGTTATGTAGATAACTCAGTCTCCTCCACCTGCATCACCACTAAATGAAGTATCAAAACTAGATGAATCATCTCTGTCAGAGTCCCCCGTAAAACCAGGGCTGTCTATCCCGATGCCACCTTTTTTATTTTCTTTATTAGTAGAAGTTGCATCAAAATATACCCATGCGAGTATAGCAATTAGAATAATTATATATAAAAATATAGCATACAAAATAATTTCCTTTTATTCATCATCCAAGGATTTGTTAGCATTTGTATTATTCTATTACTTTATTTTCTTATCAAACTTCTCAACAGCTAACCCATAACTTTCATCCAAAAAGTCTTTTATATCATCAAAGCTTTCCTTGGTTGGATTTAAAATACAAATCCAATTCATCCATCCATATATTGGATGTGGAGTAATCAAATCAAGTTCTTTAAAATTAAAACTACTTTCTATGATATCACCTTTGGCTGGTCGTTTAAATTTATTATTAAAAAGATTTTGAAAACTTTGCTTTGAAATTCCAATACTAAATCTAAACACATTGTCTCTATCTAAATATGATGCTTTATCATTATCTCCATCTTTTTCTTTGATAGTACAAAAATAAACACCATTTGGTAAAGCTTTATTTGGATTATAAAAAAATGAAGTTTCACCCCAACTTGATTTAGGGATTACTCCTTCAAAATTTTCAATGATATATTCTTTTATATCTTTTGGTGTCATCTCTTTATTCCTATGCTAACGGCGAGGCTGAGCACCATCAAGATATAATCCAGAAAACCCTTCGGGATTTTATGAATTATATCTTGATGTGTGTTCTCCTGTCAATTGTTGTATGTAGCGAAGTGAAATACAATAATCTGGCAAGAAGATGTATCTCACCATTGTATGTGTTCGTAAAGCGGTGGTAACATATTTTATTGCCGTTATTTGTTATATTACTTGTTCTCATAAGCATCAAATGTTGCTGTAAAATAATACATTTTATCGGTTTGTTGCCATTGTATTTTATAATTTGCTACGCCGTCTAAGCCCTTTTCCTTGCAAATAGTATCTTTAAACCATTTTCTAGTATTCTTTTCAAATTCTTGATAAGCATCAAAGAAAGAAGTGTATTTAAATGTTTTTCCAGCGACTATAGGTATAGTTTGTAAATAATAACTTGAACCTGCGAATGTCATTCTAGATAAATCTATTGGCGATGTCATTATGTTACAATCTTTTGCGAAACTGTTTGTTCCTGCTGATGCTATGAAGATTGCTATTAATAACTTTAGACTAATTTTTTTCATGTTTTTTCCATGTTATAATATTGTAAATAAATAATCCTTTTCTTATATGACCATTTATTTAACAGATATTTTATCCAAAACTATTTTATAAATCAAATTTAACAAACATTATAATTATATGTTAATCATTGAAATTATTGCATTATGTCATATTTTTGGTATATATTTTAAATAATAGCTATTATACTTAAAAATAAAATGTGTTTTTATTATAAAAAGGCAAAAAAATGATAGAAAGATTTTACTTAAAAGATTACCTTAGTTTTGAAGAGAGTGAGCTTGAGCTGAAAAGTGGGCTTATTGTTTTTACGGGGCCGAGTGGGAGTGGGAAGTCCATACTTATGGAGTCCATTTTGTCTTCTGTTGGTGGATCTTCGTGTGATGCTTCTGTTTGTGAGTCGAGTGTCACATGGGAGATAGATGAGGATGCCTGCGGGATAGAAAACGATGATATCAATGTCTTTAAGCACATCAAAAAAGAGAAGTCACGTTACTTTATCAACAACCAATCTCTCTCACGCAAGGCCATTTCTGCTGTAGCTTCAAAGTATCTGCGTCATTTGAGCTTGAAAGATTTTTCTGACTTTGAAAATGAGAACCTGCTCAATATCTTGGATGCGCGCATCGAAGCGAAGTCACATGACATCATGGCTTTAAAAGAGAAATATAGAGAGACATTTACAGAGTACCACTGGACGCAGCATGAACTGCAGGTCATAGAAGAGGAAGAGAAAAAGATAGTTGAACTCAAAGAGTTTGCGGCCTTTGAGATACAAAAGATCGAAGATGTCAATCCTGCTGCAGGTGAAGATGAGGATCTTTTGGAGATAAAAAAAGAGCTCTCACGCAAGGAGAAAGTGCTTGAGAGCATCGGTGGGGCTACGGAGATATTTAACTATGAGCACTTGGTCTCATCGGCTTTGGAGAGTTTGGATGTGGAAAGCAGCTTTTTTGATGATGCCATGAATGAACTGCGTGCTGTTTTTGACAGTGCAGAGGAGCGATTTAATGCGCTTGAAGATGTAGATGTAGAAGAAGTTCTTAACCGCATTGAAGAGCTTGGCGGCTTGAAGCGTCGTTATGGAAGCATTGAAGAGGCTTTGGAGTACAAAGAGCAGAAGAAAATAGAACTAGCAAAGTATGAGAACATAGAGATAGAAAAACATGGTCTTGAGCAGAAGTACGAGCAGTTGTCAGAAGAAGTTACGGCTTTGGCCGATGAACTCTCAAGCCTGCGTGAGGCAGAGCTGCCGTTTTTTGAAGCAGATCTCAATGCTTACTTGAAGAGTCTCTATCTGCGTGAGGCAAAAGTTACAATGCAAAAGAGATCATACGACAAAGCAGGGCAGGATGCAATCAACATAGAGCTAAGCGGTACAAAACTGGACAAGATCTCTACGGGGGAGTTCAATCGTCTTCGCTTGGCTGTACTGGCACTCAAGTCAGAATTTATGAATAAAAACGGCGGTGTATTGATGCTTGATGAGATAGATGCAAACCTCAGTGGTGAGGAGTCTATGAGTGTGGCAAAAGTGCTCAAAAAGCTCTCCAAACATTTTCAGATCTTTGTCATTTCACACCAACCGCAGCTTACTTCCATGGGCGATCAGCACTTTTTGGTCTATAAAGATGGTAATATTTCAAAAACAAAAGAGCTCAACTTGCAAGAGCGTGTTGATGAGATAGCAAGAATCATTAGTGGTGAAAACATCTCAGACGAAGCGAAAAAATTTGCAAAAGAGCTTCTGGAGGCAAGTTAGATGATAATAGATACACATATACATTTGGATGATGCAAGATATGATGAAGATTTGGATGATGTTCTAGATCGTGCGCGTGAGGGTGGGGTAGAGCGTTTCATCATTCCAGGTGCAGATATAAGTACGCTTGAAAAAGCTGTCGGCATAGCCGAGAAGTATGATGATGTCTATTTTGCAATTGGTGTGCATCCTTATGACAAAGAGGGGTATGATGAGAGCTATTTTACCAAGTATGTCGGGCATGAGAAGTGTGTGGCTATCGGTGAATGCGGGATGGATTACTTTCGTTTAGAAGGGAGTGATGAGGAGAAAGAGCGCGAGAAAGAGGAGCAAAAGAGAGTCTTTGTTGCGCAGATAGAACTGGCAAAGAGGTACAAAAAGCCGCTTATAGTACATATTCGCAATGCTTCACATGATGCAAAGATGATACTTTTAGAACATAATGCCGGTGAAGTCGGCGGTGTTCTGCATTGTTTCAATGCTGATGACGAGCTTTTAAGTCTGGCGGATGAGAACTTTTATTTCGGTATTGGCGGTGTGCTGACATTTAAGAACGCTAAGAAGCTTGTAAATATACTGCCTCGCATTCCAAAAGAGAAGTTAATTATTGAAACAGATGGGCCGTATCTCACGCCGACACCTCACAGAGGGGAGAGAAATGAGCCGTTTTATACAACATTGGTTGCTGATAAAATGGCAGAATTACTCAATATGTCCCGTGAAGAAATTGAAAATTTGACCACGCAAAATGCCCTAAAACTCTTTCATATTTCTTAATATTAGCTCGTTTACAACTTTTTTTAATGAATTTTTAGATAAAATCTACAAAAATTTAATAAAAAAGTTGCCTAATGATAATAAGATATTTAATTACACTATTTTTCCCTTTCGTTCTTTTTGCAAACCTCACTTATGATGTAAATACAGACAAAGAGTTAGAGCTTTTAAACTCTTTTGACATAGAACCCTCATTTCTTTATGACCCGGTCATGAACAGCATGAAAAGAAAGACGCTTTCAAAGGACAAACACTTCTTTCGTGCGATGAAAGATGCGTATCTCTTTATACCTGCCATTAAAAATACACTCTCAAAATATGACGTACCGCAGGAGTTTTTGTACCTTGCTATGGCAGAGTCGAACTTTCATACAAAAGCCTATTCTAAAAAACGTGCAGCAGGTCTATGGCAGTTTATGCCGGCTACAGCGAAACATTTTCATTTAAAAATTGACGAATACGTTGATGAGCGACGTGACCTTATCAAGTCAACTGAAGCTGCTGCAAAATATCTCTCCGCGCTTCACAAGCGTTTTGGAAAGTGGTACTTGGCTGCCATTGCGTACAACTGTGGCGGCGGAAGACTGAATCAGGCGATTAAAAAAGCGGGTACGGACGACCTTGCTGTTCTTTTGGATCAAAAAAAGAAGTACATTCCACGTGAGAGCAGAAACTATATTCGTAAGATCGTTGCACTTGCTTTGATCGGCAGTGATGAGCAGTATTTACTGCATAGTGAGTACGAATACCTTTTAAATCGTGCAAATGCTTACTCAATCTCTACCGTAAAGCTTTCAAGCGGAGAGTCATTGGCTAGAATCTCAAAGCTCATCCATATTCCGTTAAAAGATCTCAAAAAGCTTAACAGACACCTGAAATATGACTTCGTTCCGCCATATAAAAAAGGATGCAATGTCTACATTCCATACATCAAGTTGGCAGAATTCAAGCAAAAGTATACAAAAGAGTCTATAAAAAACATCTACAGAGTACATGTTGTCACTCGAGGGGATAATCTTTCGTACATCGGTAAAAAGTATGGTGTCTCTTATCGTGTCATCAAAGATTTCAACCATTTGAAAAGCAACAGGCTTCATTTAAAACAAAAGATCATTATTCCTATTCCTAAAAAAAGTGCGCTTAAAAAGATATCTTCGAAGCATTACTATATGGTTAAAAAAGGAGACTCTTTGGAGTCTATAGCAAAGGCACACAAAATAAGTGTTCAAAATATACGCCTGCAAAACCATATTCGCGGTTCTTTGATAAGAGTCGGGGACAGGTTGAGATTATATGAGTAGAAGTCTCTGTTTTTTAGCAATAGCGACGCTCTTTTTTAGTGCCTGTAGTACAAGAGGGCCGGGGGCATTCAGAAGTTACAACTATGCACCATCTTCAACATCAAAAACATACTGTGACGATAAAAGTGCCTACTGTGCAACGCCGCCGAAAAAGAAGTACTCAAAAGCGACGATGCGTCCTTATGTCGTTCACGGGAAAAAATACTATCCGCAGGTTGTCAGCGTAGGAGATACTTTCCGTGGGAATGCAAGCTGGTATGGTCCGAACTTTCATGGAAAATATACATCTAACGGTGAGAGATACAATATGTGGGCAATGACAGCGGCACACAAAACACTGCCGATGAACACCATTGTAAAAGTGACCAACAGAAGAAACGGAAAAAGTACTGTTGTGCGTATTAACGACAGGGGTCCATTTGTCTCTACAAGGATCATTGACCTTTCAAAAGCAGCGGCTTCGAAGATAAGTATGATTGGAACGGGGACTGCTCCTGTGACTTTGGAAGTGCTTGGGTTTGAAGGAAAAGGCAAGCGAAGTATTCCAACGAAAAAAGAGCTGAAAAAGTTACCGCAGAAGATGTCCATGACAGGAAAATATGCAATTCAAATCGGTTCATTTTCCAAGATACAAGGCGCACTGCTCACGCAAGAGAAGTATGACAATACGGATGGATATAAAACCATCATCAAAGATGTGGATGGTGATGACGGGCGTATGTTTAAGGTATGGTTGACAGGTTTTAAAGGTGAGCAGGAAGCCAGAGACTATAAAGCAAACGGAAAATTTAGAAATGCATTTATTGTACGGGAGGATTAGAGGATGATAACAAAGACGAGAACAACAAAAGAGACAGATATAACAGTAGCGATGGATATCAATGGAGTCGGGAAAAGCAATATAGATACAGGTGTGGGTTTTTTAGATCACATGCTTGAGAGTTTTTCAAAACACTCGTTGATCGATCTTGACATCACTTGTAAAGGTGATACGCACATAGATGACCACCACAGTGTAGAAGATGTTGGTATTGTGTTGGGTTCTTTACTTGCTGAAGCTATTTATCCTGTGCAAAATATGGAGCGTTTTGGGAGTGCAAATATTGTTATGGATGAAGCCTGTGTGAGCTGTGATCTTGATCTTTCCAATCGTCCATTTTTGGTTTATGAACTTGATGTCCACGGAAAAGTAGGGCAGTTCGATACGGAACTTGTTGAAGAGTTCTTTAGAGCCTTTGTTTTGAATGCACGTATTTCAATGCACATCATAGAGTTGCGAGGAAAGAACAAGCACCACATCATTGAAGCGGCTTTTAAAGCTGTAGCCGTAGCCATTCGCCGTGCAACAGCAAAAAATGAGCGTGTCGGTATACCTAGCACGAAAGATGTTCTATGATTAAGCTGTTGGTTCTAGATGTCGATGGTTGTTTAACCGATGGTAAAATTATATACACCAGCAACTCTTCTGAGATAAAAGAGTTCAATGTAAAAGACGGGTTGGCAATCGCAAGCTGGATAAAAATGGGACATCATGTTGCCATTATTACGGGAAGAAACTCTGCTATCGTCAAAAGACGCTCAGATGAGTTGCAAATTCAACACCTGCAACAGGGTGTCAATGACAAAGCGACGGCACTGCGTGAGCTTGTTAGTTCTTTAGGGTTGGAGTTCTATGAAGTGGCTGCTATCGGTGACGATTTGAATGATTATGAGATGCTCTCTATGGCTGGGCGAAGCTTTACGCCAAAAGATGGTGTAAAAGATATACAAGAGATCGTCGATACGGTGCTTAGTAAAAAAGGCGGTGATGCAGCGGTGCGTGAGATGATTGATATTATCATTGAAGAAAATGACCAAAAAGATGAATTTTTATCTCTTTGGATCAAGGAGTAGGTTATTAAAATTTCTCTTTTATTCGCAGGTATTTTAGTTGTGCTGGCAAGTATCTATATCTTTTTTAAGCCTTTGAACATCAAACAGCAGGCTTTTGTCGATGTGCCTCTTTTTGAAATCAAAGATTTTACTATGTATGAGCTTGACCCAACAGGACTGCATACTATAATGCTTGGAAGTACTGCTACACGTTACTCAAACAGGTATACGGTAAAAGATATAGACTATACTGATAATAAAAACAAAGAGTACATTGCAAATATGCAGGCAAATAACGGGATATATAAAAATGACATTGTAACATTGACGGGGAATGTCACTTATACGAGAGATGACGGCCTCACTTTTAAAACGCAAAAAGCAGTTTATAACAAAAAAACTTCCGATGTCGTCAGTAATGTAGGTTATGTTGCCTACATGAATGACAGCGTTCTCAGAGGTTCATATATAAAATATAACAATGAGAAAAATAGAATTTTTTCAAAAAATGTTAGAGCAAAAATTCAACTACAAGAGAGATAAGCAATGAAAAATTCGATAATACTTCTTTTACTGTCAAGTTTCATACTGCTGCTTGATGCGCAGGAGCTTAAGGTGAAATCTAACTCTTTTACATCTGATCAAAACAGTGGTATATCTGTTTTCAGTGGTGATGTAAACATCTTAAAAGGGCAGGATGAATTGAATGCTTCAAAGGTAACTATCTATGTAAACAAAGAGAAAAAACCTACAAAGTTCGTAGCAGACGGCAATGTCTCTTTTAATATAACGAGTAAAGATGGTGCTGTTTACAAAGGCGTCTCCGGAAGAGCGATTTATCTACCAAATACAAAAGAGTACTATTTTTATGAAAATGTACACTTGCAGCAACTCAATGATAAAAAAGAGATTATGGGTGATGAAGTTGTCCTAAAAACTACTGATGGCAAGGCATATGCAAAAGGCATGAAAAAAGAGCCGGTCATTATGATATTTAATATAGATGAGGAAAAGAAATAGATGGTTGATATCGTTGATGCAAAATTCATAACATCGGCTCCAAATTATAAAGCGGCACCCGAATCGGACGAAAATAATGAAGTTGTCTTTATGGCACGTTCAAATGTCGGAAAAAGCTCACTTTTAAATGCTTTGACGGATCATAAAGGACTTGCAAAGGTCTCTTCTACACCGGGAAAGACAAAGCTGATAAACTATTTTGATGTGACATTTATGAACAGAGAGACTTCTGAAAAACTTGTAGCCAAGTTCGTAGATTTGCCTGGTTTTGGTTATGCGAAGGTTTCAAAGGCACAGAAGCATGACTGGGAGAAGAATCTCACTGATTATATATCAAACAGAGAGCAGATAAAGATATTTATTCATCTTATCGATTGCCGTCATCCGCATCTTGAGATCGATACACAGGTAAGCGAGTTTTTATTTGCTCACGCAAGAGAAGATCAGTATATCATTCAGATATTTACAAAGATCGATAAACTCAACCAAAAAGAGCAGAGTGCCCTGCGACGTGAGTTTCCAAATGCTCTTATGGTCTCAAGCGCTAAAAAACGCGGGACAAAAAAGATCATCAAAGAGATCTATGATATCTTAAAAGAGAGTGAAGACGCAATCGATGAAGATTGAATTTGTAAAAGCGACATTGTCCGATATTCCAAGAATGCAGGAGTTGGTTCTTCCTGAAGTGCAAAGCGGTGTTATTTTAGAGCGTAATGATGATGAAGTGGCAACAAATATACGTTCGTATACTTTGGCACTTATTAATAACGAACTTGTCGGATTCTGTGCACTGCATGTACACACTGCCGATCTTGGAGAGATTCGTTCTTTAATCATAAAAGAAGGATTTCGTGGTAAAAAAATAGGAGAAAAACTAATAAATAAAGTTTTAGAAGAAGCTGCATCACTGGGACTCAAACGAGTTCTCAGTCTCACATATAAACAATCCTTCTTCGAGCGATTGGGCTTTGTAGAAATACCAAAAGAGTCACTCCCGGAACATAAGATCTGGGCTGATTGTATCAAATGTAAACATTTTCCGATATGCAACGAAGTATCTCTGATCAAAAACCTATAGTACCTTTTTTCTATATTGTACTTTACATTATTTATAGCTCTATAGGCAGTATATATCCGTTCCTGCCGCCGCTGTTGTCGGTTTTGTTTGTATTGTTC
Proteins encoded in this window:
- a CDS encoding polysaccharide deacetylase family protein codes for the protein MLQKTVLFVLVSMFLTSTLFGMQKHVVILQYHRFDENKYPTTSISMKLFTQQMEYLTQHHYNIWPLSKVVRYLQQKKPLPDKTVVISIDDAYRSTYTKAYPLLKKYHLPFTLFVSTLPVDHGSKNYLTWDMMREMAKNGAEFANHTYSHQYLVRDRLKDPQDKQYIVDEIQKSQEKLEKELGNSVATKPKMLAYPFGEYDKNLMHITKELGYVGVAQNSGPISSESDFMALRRFPMSGGYGEMEQFVVKINTLPLPLLSVEDEDTIVDESNNPPLLTLSLQKPLKGFQCFNANGEKLKMQWMSDTQVTVQSSKPLAYPRDHYTCTAPTQNKESWYWYSHLWVVLQKQP
- the amrB gene encoding AmmeMemoRadiSam system protein B, with amino-acid sequence MSLRKDAVAGQFYPVDKLEITQMFDHYNKIIDDALQDKSILAIKPRAIIVPHAGYVYSAFTANIAFRVLQNTHAKRVVVIGPSHRVYLKGVSVAKYDSYETPFGNLKIDITLADELMKRFGVIFQSDAHAEHSTEVQMPFIKNYMGDVSVLELVYGQEDPAHLAEIIDYLLEDKDTVVVISTDLSHYYDIDKANKLDSICLDAVASLNPAELHQGCEACGKIGVEAILHVAKKRGYQATLLDYRTSADASGDKSQVVGYMSAAFS
- the amrS gene encoding AmmeMemoRadiSam system radical SAM enzyme — protein: MNYYKNIPNKEKIMCLLCQHYCQMKEGQVGICGVNKNENGELKTLVYGHPSALNVDPVEKKPLYHLLPSTTALSLGTVGCNFQCPFCQNWQISQERKVDESVYISPERMVELAIENGSDSIAYTYNEPTIFYPYAKDIGVIAKAKGLKNIFVTNGFESPEVVKDMASWLDAANVDLKSWDDAYYKKILKGGLEAVKETLRGMVKEGIWVEVTTLLIEGENDSDADLKAMASFIADELGKHVPWHLSAFHPDYKMQDHEYTKLQTLERAQKIAKEAGLEYVYLGNVPVHGDTYCPDCGTLLIDRTGYSITKNLLVDGHCPKCNREIEGVWK
- a CDS encoding DUF6194 family protein, which produces MTPKDIKEYIIENFEGVIPKSSWGETSFFYNPNKALPNGVYFCTIKEKDGDNDKASYLDRDNVFRFSIGISKQSFQNLFNNKFKRPAKGDIIESSFNFKELDLITPHPIYGWMNWICILNPTKESFDDIKDFLDESYGLAVEKFDKKIK
- a CDS encoding AAA family ATPase encodes the protein MIERFYLKDYLSFEESELELKSGLIVFTGPSGSGKSILMESILSSVGGSSCDASVCESSVTWEIDEDACGIENDDINVFKHIKKEKSRYFINNQSLSRKAISAVASKYLRHLSLKDFSDFENENLLNILDARIEAKSHDIMALKEKYRETFTEYHWTQHELQVIEEEEKKIVELKEFAAFEIQKIEDVNPAAGEDEDLLEIKKELSRKEKVLESIGGATEIFNYEHLVSSALESLDVESSFFDDAMNELRAVFDSAEERFNALEDVDVEEVLNRIEELGGLKRRYGSIEEALEYKEQKKIELAKYENIEIEKHGLEQKYEQLSEEVTALADELSSLREAELPFFEADLNAYLKSLYLREAKVTMQKRSYDKAGQDAINIELSGTKLDKISTGEFNRLRLAVLALKSEFMNKNGGVLMLDEIDANLSGEESMSVAKVLKKLSKHFQIFVISHQPQLTSMGDQHFLVYKDGNISKTKELNLQERVDEIARIISGENISDEAKKFAKELLEAS
- a CDS encoding TatD family hydrolase yields the protein MIIDTHIHLDDARYDEDLDDVLDRAREGGVERFIIPGADISTLEKAVGIAEKYDDVYFAIGVHPYDKEGYDESYFTKYVGHEKCVAIGECGMDYFRLEGSDEEKEREKEEQKRVFVAQIELAKRYKKPLIVHIRNASHDAKMILLEHNAGEVGGVLHCFNADDELLSLADENFYFGIGGVLTFKNAKKLVNILPRIPKEKLIIETDGPYLTPTPHRGERNEPFYTTLVADKMAELLNMSREEIENLTTQNALKLFHIS
- a CDS encoding lytic transglycosylase domain-containing protein, with translation MIIRYLITLFFPFVLFANLTYDVNTDKELELLNSFDIEPSFLYDPVMNSMKRKTLSKDKHFFRAMKDAYLFIPAIKNTLSKYDVPQEFLYLAMAESNFHTKAYSKKRAAGLWQFMPATAKHFHLKIDEYVDERRDLIKSTEAAAKYLSALHKRFGKWYLAAIAYNCGGGRLNQAIKKAGTDDLAVLLDQKKKYIPRESRNYIRKIVALALIGSDEQYLLHSEYEYLLNRANAYSISTVKLSSGESLARISKLIHIPLKDLKKLNRHLKYDFVPPYKKGCNVYIPYIKLAEFKQKYTKESIKNIYRVHVVTRGDNLSYIGKKYGVSYRVIKDFNHLKSNRLHLKQKIIIPIPKKSALKKISSKHYYMVKKGDSLESIAKAHKISVQNIRLQNHIRGSLIRVGDRLRLYE